The Lytechinus variegatus isolate NC3 chromosome 7, Lvar_3.0, whole genome shotgun sequence genome includes the window TGTCTGAGTCTGAAGCTGATGAGAAGTCATCAGAAGATGAGCTAGTAGCTGCATTAGCTGAAGCCAGAAGGACATCATATGTCAGAGGTCGCTGGGTAGAAACTATCAATAATGGAGAAGCACATTATAGTATCGTCCATCCGTATGTCAGGGTACCAGCCAATGGAGATTACTCTGCTTATATAGCATGTAGTAAGTATTGTTAATTGGACCTGGTTGATAAGAACTCATTCATTTATCTCATATTTTGGGAAaatcttttttgggggggagggtggTGACCTAAGGCCTGTTGCAATCACATGCAACTTCAAAAATCAATGTAAGATGCATATTCGGGACTTGTACTTTATTTGGGGGGTTGCATGTATAGGGATAGTGATTTTTCCCTTTTAccaggaaataaaacaaattctgTTTGGGTCTTACacttttcttgtaaaaattcatggaattcacCTTTGTAAAACAGAATTGAGGTTTTTGTGGCAAAACGGAATTTCCATTTTGAGATCAAGTTGAAACGGAATACAGACTTTCAGAAAcggaaaagacaattttttaaaaCGTAAATCACTGTCTCTACATGTAAACCAGTCAGATTAGTctgattgattgcaaacctttgtgttagtGGGACGAGGTATCTAGAAAAAAgggtgaattttcaataaaagttGTATGTGAAACTTGGCTCCCATGATCTTCCCTttgataatgatatgaaaaatggaTCTGTTTTTTGGAGATGAAGAGTTGGATTAAATGATTATTATCTAGATATCAATGGAGAAATCAGATAATTGTTCATACATATTTGGGCTAATTGGTGTTATCACCTTGGATCATTGATCATATTTCAGTAAGTACTGTATTTCACAAACAGATAATAAATACATTGTCTAGCACAGTTTGACtattcttcctttttcccctcTGTGTTGTTCAGCTCTGACAGGTGAAACTGATGTCCCTGATCCTGATGCTGAGTTAGATCTTCAGAATCCTGGACATCAAGTATCAGCAGCTCTATGTTATACAGCTCAATTAATCGCTCACCTTGCCAATACATTGGATGTTCCTCTTGTTAGGAAGGTTCATTTTAGGTAAGAAACATTTCAACAAACTTTCCAATGAAGTCgtttaatttttcatatataatgatatatttatttattcatttatttatttgtatgttatttatttacttacttgcttgcttatttattcatttaattatttacttacaattttgttttatcttttgattatatatttttaaaatcattttcaataaagaTACTAACTTGGCAATGTTGTTATCCAGGTTTGAACGATACGATGGGTGGGTTGATATATCTATTTAATTTTCTCATCCCATCCTATTctgtattcatttgtttatctacttatttgaatatttgttttcatttgttatttatatTCATGATCTATTCCTGTAGATAATAGCATACCATGCAGCTTATTTGGTATTATGGTGTGTATCTTTTCCCATGTATTtgctttttaaacattttaacaCCATGAAAATAACAAACTGCATTTCTATACAAAGTATGTTATAATCCGCATTTATTTTCTGTTATTCTAAAGTCGATTCTGCAAGTCTGAACTCAGTCTTCGGGAGTTTTCCTCAGCAGTTGAGAAGCTCAATAGTAGTGTGCTCTTCCTGTGTTTTAGTCAAGTAAGacattttctatttgtttttatgcATAATTTGAAGCCTGTTGTAGTCTGTTTTAagacttgttttatttttacacaatgGAGGAAATAATGGGTTGATTGTATACAGGATGATTTGAAATATGGCCACGGAATTGAATGATAATTCTAACAAATCATGATAGGTAGTTATAGATATAGACTATTATCATCACCCTGACTTTAGCTTTAGCTGCCATTTCCATTGCTCAGTTCATTCAAGTAATTAATTCTACCAGATACCCCTTCGCCTCAGCTGGGTTGGGGGCAGCACGGGGTAGGTATATTTCATGCTGAAGGATCCAAGTGCATGGAAAAGAATGGCTAAAAGACCCCATTCCTCACTGAGggaaatattcatatattgGGTGATGATGAAAGCAATACTTATAAAGATGAGGAGGACacagaatttgttttgaaagaaaTCTCATGCCAAGTCAGTCTAAGCTATAAATTTAACACTTGAAGAAGAAATCGACGGGCATGAGTTTGCCATGAAGTAGTGTTTACATCAGAAATTGTCTCTTGTGGTTCGAAATAATGTCATCTTGCCATGTAAATTTAACAGGTATCTTGAATGAacattaaattttgaaaatggctGAAGAAAGATGTCATTGAAACGGTATTGTTGATTTACTTAAAGATGTATGGTCAGATAATCTCTGAATAGTTTAGCCTAACTGATTTTGTTAACAGATCTTATGTACATTCTTGTATTAATCCTAGGCTATTCCACCTGATAAGCTTCACCCTCATTATACGCTGAGAAATCTCATTACAATGGTGGACAGCAAACACCAACATTATGGAAGGTAAGTCTTATTCATGATACAATTGATTTCTAGATAAAAACCGGTTCCATCCTCTTATAATGCCCAGCACACACCATGATGCAAAAGAAATTTTAATGGTAATTTTTGTATCACTCAAgtggattaaaaataaaatctgttctttttatttttaaagaagattTTTTATTCTGGATATTTATCCTTATAACTTGATTCAAGCCTTTACTAGGTACTTCTTAAATTCCAGGGAGAGAAGGCTAAAAATGGATAAGTTTTGGTagatattttgttgtatatctTTACATAAAAATAGTTGAGCAACTGTCTGTTTATTCCACTAGTTTTTCACTGTGTAGTAAAGTATTCACATATGCATTCATTCTACATTTGTGATCTCTTGATGTTGAATTCAATTTTGGTTCTTGAGTAAGATATACTCTACCGGTATGTGTATTTGATAGGACGGGTGATTTTGAGATACACAGCGACCTTCTCCTAGCTACATTAACCACACCAAACATGACCAGCATGCTGAGTGGATCAGGTAGTGAGAGCCAACAGGATTCtcctgatgatgatggtgctagCATCGGATCGGCAGACCAAGAGGAATGGGAAACAGTTCCAACCACTCTACCCCTTCTCCCTCAAGCATGCGGTGGAGTAAGTGAGGAAGGGAACACCCCCTCACCACCAGAACCTAGTCCTTCAATGATGAGTGCTTCCAACTTGCCACAAGCTCCTGGTGGTCTGGTATCATCGGCGGTAGCGTCCGTTGCATCACTGTGGAGAACTGCCACTAGTCAACTAGAGAAAAGATGATGAAGGTTTCAAGGGGAGGAGGTAATACTCCCCTTTATCATTCTTTTGTAATACAGTTTATTATAAGCTGAAATGTGTATGAAGTGATTCCATATGTGCTGCAAATgactattaaagagaaatggCTGAGTAAAATGCAGGAATGATTTAAAATTTGATACATTACATTTAAAATTTTTACCTTCTGTTTGGAGAAGTTACTTGCTGATAGAGCATTTTCAGAGTGAATAGAGAATATGCCCATAGATCTACATTTAAATGCACTACACATATATTTCCCATCAATGCACACATTACACATGCATATAGCATGTCACAATTCATTTACAAAGGAATTTGCAGGTCATGCACATATTTTCTGACAAATATTATTACAGGCAACAATTTATCACAAACATTGCATGATAATGAAAAGCTCTTCAATATATTTAACTCTTTCACAAAAATTCCTTCTCCAAAATTTGTAACTTTAAAGAATTATATGAATGTCAAACTTAGAATGGAATTGAAATTGAGTAAGTGAGCCTCTTTATGATGACACCAGTCGAATAGGGTCCATATTTATGTTAGTGCGTCATCCAGTGTTGGAAGACACTTCTGACCATTTCTCTTTGATTGTTGAGCCATTTGCAGTATATCTGAATTCCTGCCATAAATTAAAGTACATAAAACTATTACAGTTAACAtgcttatattacaatttttgtgaTTGAAATGTCTGTGTTTTAAGATCTAGACCATTTGTATTTTGATAAGGGAAGTTTACATGTATGGGACAATCATAGCAGAATTATATTAATTAAGTTTTTGTTCTGTTATTTAGTTTTATGTTTATTGCATGCAATTGAGCTTTACATATGCGGGTGTGTCAGCTTTTTCTGTATTGGCTTTGATGTACCCTGACTGTTGTATGGTGCATCTTCAAGAGAATGTTTTGTAAGTCCTGAAAGGGGAGATGGGGCTGGTATTCCTCAGCCCCTACCCCTTCCTGCAAAGCAGACCAGACATGGTTGCCATGACAAATGGAGGGATTGTTAaatattttatctgacaatTATCCAACAGATACCATGGGAACTGTGCTTCTTAGCcgatcaaaattaaaaaaaagttgtcagataCAACAACtagtcagacaaaaatgttgatgaaatgctcgcctggatccacccctgaatGTTTAACATCATTCTTTTTCTAAGTCTCAAATGTAACAGTCAGTTGTAGTACTGATTTCAGAACGAGGTTTTACAGAATCTAACAAACTGACCACGCAGGTGTGGGTGTGTATAAATCTATGCCAAAGTATTCCAGGAGATATTTGTaaatgctgagaaattagcaaaagaagcctcatcatcatcctaacATCAACTTGTTAGGTTTTTTCCAAACAATAATActctgtcccacatgtgcttatctggGTTGGTAATCTTCAGTGTAATTGTTGTCCAGCTTTATGATTTCACATATGTTACTGCACCAGAAAGAGGATGTTATAGTGACATTTTACCTTCAGATGGTTTTACAGAGTTTCCCATGAAATCAGTTTTAGttcaactactttcatttatctttaatactCTTATCAGGCTTCCCCATAGGATTAAAGGGTAACATGCTGCACTTTTAAATTTAATCATGTGCAATTTGGAGTTTAAAGCTGAAAGAATTGTAGGATTTCTTTCCATTGTATTTCATCAGTGTTATGGAAATACAGTTGTAGA containing:
- the LOC121419348 gene encoding beclin 1-associated autophagy-related key regulator-like, whose protein sequence is MATYMDGEENIPDDENGRFIPHFGIGGMCIAFEKCPLCFTTRRPFTCERCLENGDFSHSSSKSSTEQSETDPHPERYCEKLDRLLRLRSERDRLLSKLANRLKERNSVADKQWEVSLMKGRLEWTRMAIQDERIMMEKDKQSLMKHLDELRALKVKREEHNKKVLKIQKYLEHIRTNIDSRKESLEEKNEQLRTKRQAKVEQLLHYVFPITEIQHTTPREETWQEEVRQMSESEADEKSSEDELVAALAEARRTSYVRGRWVETINNGEAHYSIVHPYVRVPANGDYSAYIACTLTGETDVPDPDAELDLQNPGHQVSAALCYTAQLIAHLANTLDVPLVRKVHFSRFCKSELSLREFSSAVEKLNSSVLFLCFSQAIPPDKLHPHYTLRNLITMVDSKHQHYGRTGDFEIHSDLLLATLTTPNMTSMLSGSGSESQQDSPDDDGASIGSADQEEWETVPTTLPLLPQACGGVSEEGNTPSPPEPSPSMMSASNLPQAPGGLVSSAVASVASLWRTATSQLEKR